The proteins below come from a single Serratia fonticola genomic window:
- the ptrA gene encoding pitrilysin has product MRRLLTRITGLMLLVMFWAPLSWAAQGWQPLAEKINKSDHDPREYQAIKLDNGMTVLLVSDALAPKSLAALALPVGSLEDPNSQLGLAHYLEHMVLMGSKRYPEPENLSEFLKKHGGSHNASTASYRTAYYLEVENDALEPAVDRMADAIAEPILDPGNADRERNAVNAELTMARSRDGMRMAQVGAETLNPAHPSARFSGGNLETLQDKPGSKLHEELVGFYQRYYSANLMKGVLYSNQSLPELRALAVKTFGRIPNHDAKVPPITVPAVTSEQQGIIIHYVPAQPRKQLKVEFRIDNNSAEFRSKTDTYISYLIGNRSTNTLSDWLQKQGLADAINAGADPMVDRNGGVFSISVSLTDKGLAERDQVVAAIFSYLKMLQGEGIKQSYFDEIAHVLNLDFRYPSITRDMNYIEWLVDTMLRVPVEHTLDAPYLADRYDPKAIAERLGQMTPQNARIWFVSPNEPHNKTAYFVEAPYQVEKISAERFAKWQQLGKDIALSLPGLNPYIPDEFTLNKPSHEFIKPEMVVNQPGLRVLYMPSRYFADEPKADVTVALRNAKTMDSARNQVLFSLMDYLAGISLDELSYQASVGGISFSTSPNNGLMFSANGFTQRLPQLLTSLIEGYSSFTPTQEQLEQAKSWYLEQLDSAEKGKAFELAIQPVQMLSRVPYSERSERREVLKTITLQDVLAYRDSLMAGATPELLVVGNMSKQQVDTLASSLKKNLGCTGVEWWHGENVVIAKNQFANLQRPGSSTDSALAAVYVPTGYDEVTSMAYSSLLGQIIQPWFYSQLRTQEQLGYAVFSFAMPVGRQWGIGFLLQSNSKQPAYLYQRYQDFYPKTEKRLRELSDADFAQYKQAMINELQQRPQTLGEEAGRFSSDFDRGNFAFDTREKLIAQVQTLTPAKLADYFHQAVIKPQGLALLSQVSGSSQQKADFAAPGEGWVTYPNASSLQKTLPRKVATP; this is encoded by the coding sequence ATGCGCAGATTGTTGACCCGCATTACCGGGTTGATGTTATTGGTTATGTTTTGGGCGCCGTTAAGCTGGGCCGCACAAGGCTGGCAACCGCTGGCGGAAAAGATCAACAAAAGCGATCACGATCCGCGTGAATATCAGGCTATCAAGCTGGATAACGGCATGACCGTACTGCTGGTGTCTGACGCGTTGGCACCAAAGTCACTGGCTGCCCTGGCGCTGCCGGTAGGCTCACTGGAAGATCCCAACAGCCAACTTGGCTTGGCTCACTACCTGGAACATATGGTACTGATGGGCTCCAAGCGCTATCCAGAACCCGAGAACCTCTCCGAGTTTTTGAAAAAGCACGGTGGTAGCCACAATGCCAGCACCGCGTCTTACCGCACCGCATACTATCTGGAAGTGGAAAACGACGCTTTAGAACCCGCTGTCGACCGCATGGCCGATGCCATTGCCGAACCTATTCTGGATCCTGGCAACGCGGACCGTGAGCGTAATGCGGTGAATGCCGAGTTAACGATGGCGCGCTCCCGTGACGGTATGCGCATGGCACAGGTTGGGGCAGAAACCCTTAATCCGGCTCACCCTAGCGCACGTTTTTCTGGCGGCAACCTCGAGACTTTGCAGGACAAGCCAGGCAGCAAGCTGCATGAAGAACTCGTTGGTTTTTATCAGCGTTACTATTCTGCCAACCTGATGAAGGGCGTGCTGTATAGCAACCAATCCCTGCCTGAACTGAGAGCGCTGGCGGTCAAAACCTTCGGCCGCATTCCTAACCACGATGCGAAAGTGCCACCGATCACCGTTCCTGCGGTCACCTCGGAGCAGCAGGGCATCATTATTCATTATGTACCGGCGCAGCCGCGCAAACAGCTGAAGGTCGAATTCCGTATCGATAACAACAGCGCCGAGTTCCGCAGCAAAACCGATACCTATATCAGCTACCTGATTGGCAACCGCAGCACCAATACGCTTTCCGACTGGCTGCAGAAGCAGGGGCTGGCAGATGCCATCAATGCGGGTGCCGACCCGATGGTCGATCGCAACGGCGGTGTGTTCTCAATCAGCGTTTCCTTGACCGACAAGGGGCTGGCGGAGCGTGACCAGGTGGTGGCAGCGATCTTCAGCTATCTGAAAATGCTGCAGGGCGAAGGGATCAAACAAAGTTATTTTGACGAGATCGCCCATGTGCTGAATCTGGATTTCCGCTATCCGTCGATTACCCGCGACATGAATTACATCGAATGGCTGGTGGATACCATGCTGCGTGTACCGGTAGAGCATACGCTGGATGCGCCGTACCTGGCCGATCGCTACGATCCTAAAGCCATTGCTGAACGCCTGGGTCAGATGACGCCACAAAATGCGCGTATCTGGTTTGTCAGCCCTAATGAGCCGCACAATAAAACGGCTTACTTTGTTGAGGCACCTTATCAGGTCGAGAAAATCAGCGCGGAACGCTTCGCGAAATGGCAACAGTTGGGTAAAGATATCGCGCTTTCTCTGCCGGGGCTGAACCCTTATATTCCGGATGAGTTTACCCTGAACAAGCCTTCACATGAGTTCATCAAACCGGAAATGGTGGTGAATCAGCCAGGCTTGCGGGTGCTGTATATGCCAAGCCGCTATTTTGCCGATGAACCCAAGGCCGATGTGACGGTCGCTTTGCGTAACGCCAAAACCATGGATTCAGCGCGTAATCAGGTGCTGTTCTCGTTGATGGATTATCTGGCGGGGATTTCGCTCGATGAGTTGAGCTATCAGGCCTCGGTGGGCGGGATTAGCTTCTCTACCTCACCTAATAATGGCCTGATGTTTAGCGCCAATGGCTTTACCCAGCGCCTACCGCAGCTGTTGACCTCGCTGATTGAAGGCTACTCCAGCTTTACCCCAACGCAAGAGCAGTTGGAACAGGCGAAATCCTGGTATCTGGAACAGTTGGATTCTGCCGAGAAGGGCAAAGCCTTTGAGCTGGCGATCCAGCCGGTACAGATGCTGTCCCGCGTGCCTTATTCCGAGCGCAGCGAACGCCGTGAAGTGCTGAAAACCATAACGTTGCAGGACGTGCTGGCTTACCGCGACAGCCTGATGGCCGGGGCCACGCCGGAGTTGCTGGTAGTGGGTAATATGAGCAAGCAACAGGTGGACACGCTGGCCTCTTCACTGAAGAAGAACCTGGGTTGTACCGGTGTGGAATGGTGGCACGGTGAAAACGTCGTGATTGCCAAAAACCAGTTTGCCAACCTGCAGCGTCCTGGCAGCAGCACCGATTCGGCGCTGGCGGCGGTGTATGTTCCAACGGGGTATGACGAAGTGACCAGCATGGCCTATAGCTCATTGCTGGGGCAGATCATCCAACCGTGGTTCTACAGCCAATTGCGTACCCAAGAGCAGCTCGGCTATGCGGTGTTCTCCTTTGCGATGCCGGTTGGCCGCCAGTGGGGCATAGGTTTCCTGCTGCAAAGCAACAGTAAGCAGCCAGCCTATCTCTACCAGCGCTATCAAGATTTCTATCCGAAGACGGAAAAGCGTCTGCGTGAGTTGAGTGATGCCGATTTTGCCCAATACAAACAGGCCATGATCAATGAACTGCAACAGCGTCCACAAACCTTGGGTGAAGAAGCGGGCCGCTTCAGTAGCGATTTCGATCGCGGTAATTTCGCCTTCGATACCCGTGAAAAGCTGATCGCTCAGGTACAGACTCTAACGCCTGCCAAACTGGCGGATTACTTCCATCAGGCGGTGATTAAGCCACAGGGTCTGGCACTGTTGTCTCAGGTGAGTGGCAGCAGCCAGCAGAAAGCCGACTTTGCTGCGCCGGGTGAGGGTTGGGTGACCTATCCTAACGCCTCATCACTGCAAAAAACGCTGCCTCGTAAAGTGGCGACGCCATGA
- the recC gene encoding exodeoxyribonuclease V subunit gamma, with protein sequence MFTVYHSNQLDLLKTLTSALIAREPLADPFQQEVVLVQSPGMAQWLQMQLAEQFGIAANIVFPLPATFIWDMFTKVLPGIPKESAFSKDAMTWKLMWLLPGMLTRPEFAPLQHYLTDDADKRKIHQLAGRVADLFDQYLVYRPQWLESWQRGEAVEGLAEAQSWQAPLWHRLVEYTHELGQPEWHRANLYRRFISALENATQCPAGLPPRVFICGISALPPIYLEALQALGKHIDIHLMFTNPCRYYWGDIQDYAFLARLQSRKRRHYHQAREQGLFREPEQAAQLFDAEGEQQLSNPLLASWGKLGRDHLYLLSQMEAVQEVDAFVEIPADSLLHAIQHDMLELEDHALIGTTPETLERSDNKRQLDPQDRSISLHACHSPQREVEVLHDRLLTMLAEDPQLTARDIIVMVADIDSYTPYIQAVFGNAPAGRYLPFAISDRKARQAHPALQAFISLLDLPQSRFTSEQVLALLDVPALAARFSIQEEGLSLLRHWTGESGVRWGLDDDNVRELDLPATGQHTWRFGLTRMLLGYAMDSNAGDWQGVLPYDESSGLVAELAGQLADLLAQLSRWRQILSEERPLAEWLPLCRQLLNSFFETDSETEEALALIEEQWQKVASFGLAARYPDAVPLTLLRDELAARLDQQRISQRFLAGQINFCTLMPMRSIPFKVVCLLGMNDGVYPRTLPPLGFDLMAQQIKRGDRSRRDDDRYLFLEAILSAQQQLYISFIGRSIQDNSERYPSVLVTELLEYLQQSYCLPGDEGLDADGSARRVGEHLLKRHARMPFAAENFLPGSEDQSYAAEWLAAADGRGAAHPEFNQPLVVEEKTQVSLDELLRFYRHPIRAFFQLRLGVNFILEETDLPEDEPFTLDNFSRYQFNSQLLNTLIEGEDAGKLYQRVRASGGLPYGAFGEIYWQKQQEEMAELAERVREQRQENGSLELDIDVAGMRITGWLHQVQQDGLLRWRPATLSAVDGILLWLEHLVYCCVGGAGESRMFGSKNSAWRFAALTSEEAHEQLAELVAGYRRGLSQPLMLLNKSGWAWLSQCYQAQTQQIDWDEEVQVKARAKLLQAWQGDQRIPGEGADPYTQRVFRQMDNVRLEQILKETERYLLPVARNNLG encoded by the coding sequence ATGTTTACGGTTTATCATTCCAATCAGTTGGACTTGCTGAAAACGCTGACCAGCGCGCTGATAGCCAGAGAACCTTTGGCCGATCCGTTTCAACAGGAAGTGGTGCTGGTGCAAAGCCCCGGTATGGCACAGTGGTTGCAGATGCAGTTGGCCGAGCAGTTTGGCATTGCCGCAAATATCGTCTTCCCGCTCCCGGCGACCTTTATCTGGGACATGTTCACCAAGGTATTGCCAGGCATTCCCAAAGAGAGCGCCTTTAGCAAAGATGCCATGACCTGGAAGCTGATGTGGCTGCTGCCAGGCATGCTGACCCGGCCCGAGTTTGCTCCTCTACAGCATTACCTGACCGATGACGCCGACAAGCGCAAGATCCACCAGCTCGCCGGGCGCGTTGCCGATCTGTTTGACCAATATCTGGTTTATCGCCCGCAGTGGCTGGAAAGTTGGCAGCGTGGGGAGGCGGTAGAAGGGCTGGCGGAGGCGCAAAGCTGGCAGGCCCCCCTGTGGCATCGGCTGGTGGAATATACCCACGAGCTGGGTCAGCCTGAATGGCACCGTGCCAACTTATATCGCCGGTTTATCAGCGCGCTGGAGAATGCCACTCAATGTCCTGCGGGGTTGCCGCCACGGGTGTTTATCTGTGGGATTTCTGCCTTGCCGCCAATTTACCTGGAAGCACTGCAGGCCTTGGGTAAACATATTGATATCCATCTGATGTTTACCAACCCCTGCCGCTATTACTGGGGCGACATTCAGGACTACGCCTTTCTGGCCCGTTTGCAGAGCCGCAAACGCCGCCACTATCACCAGGCGCGGGAGCAAGGCCTGTTCCGCGAGCCGGAACAGGCAGCCCAACTATTTGATGCCGAGGGCGAACAACAGCTGAGTAACCCACTGTTAGCTTCCTGGGGCAAGCTTGGGCGCGACCATCTGTATTTACTGTCGCAGATGGAGGCGGTGCAGGAGGTGGACGCCTTTGTCGAGATCCCGGCTGATAGCTTGCTGCACGCCATTCAGCACGACATGCTGGAGCTGGAAGATCACGCACTGATCGGCACCACGCCGGAAACCCTGGAGCGCAGTGACAATAAACGCCAGCTCGATCCGCAGGATCGCTCCATCAGTCTGCATGCCTGCCACAGCCCGCAGCGCGAAGTCGAGGTGCTACACGATCGGTTGCTGACGATGCTGGCAGAAGATCCCCAACTTACCGCGCGCGACATCATCGTGATGGTGGCGGATATCGACAGCTACACCCCGTATATTCAGGCGGTGTTTGGCAATGCCCCGGCCGGGCGCTATCTACCGTTTGCCATTTCCGACCGCAAGGCCCGTCAGGCGCATCCTGCGCTACAAGCCTTTATTTCCCTGCTAGATTTGCCGCAAAGCCGTTTTACCTCAGAGCAGGTACTGGCGCTGTTGGACGTGCCCGCGCTAGCGGCACGTTTCTCAATTCAGGAAGAGGGCTTAAGCCTGTTACGCCACTGGACTGGTGAATCCGGGGTACGTTGGGGCTTGGATGATGACAACGTGCGTGAGCTGGATCTGCCCGCAACCGGGCAGCATACCTGGCGGTTTGGCCTGACGCGGATGCTGCTGGGCTACGCCATGGACAGCAACGCCGGAGATTGGCAGGGCGTATTACCTTACGATGAGTCGAGTGGATTAGTGGCCGAACTGGCCGGGCAATTGGCCGATCTGCTGGCACAACTCAGCCGTTGGCGGCAAATCCTCAGCGAAGAGCGGCCGTTAGCCGAATGGTTGCCGCTGTGCCGCCAACTGCTTAATAGCTTCTTTGAGACGGACAGCGAAACCGAAGAGGCGTTGGCGCTGATCGAAGAGCAGTGGCAGAAAGTGGCCAGCTTTGGCCTGGCGGCGCGCTATCCCGATGCCGTGCCGTTGACGCTGCTGCGCGATGAACTGGCCGCAAGGCTCGATCAGCAACGCATCAGCCAGCGTTTCCTGGCCGGTCAGATCAACTTCTGTACCCTGATGCCCATGCGTTCCATTCCGTTCAAGGTGGTCTGCCTGCTGGGCATGAACGACGGTGTCTACCCTCGTACTTTGCCGCCGCTGGGTTTTGACCTGATGGCGCAGCAGATTAAGCGGGGCGACCGCAGCCGCCGTGACGATGACCGCTACCTGTTCCTGGAGGCGATCCTCTCTGCCCAGCAGCAGTTGTACATCAGCTTTATTGGCCGTTCCATTCAGGACAACAGCGAGCGCTATCCTTCCGTATTGGTCACTGAACTGTTGGAATATCTGCAGCAAAGCTATTGCCTGCCCGGTGATGAAGGGCTGGATGCAGACGGCAGCGCACGCAGGGTCGGTGAGCACTTGCTTAAACGCCATGCCCGCATGCCGTTTGCTGCGGAAAACTTCCTGCCGGGAAGTGAAGATCAAAGCTATGCGGCAGAATGGTTGGCCGCTGCCGATGGTCGTGGCGCTGCACATCCGGAATTTAATCAACCGCTGGTGGTGGAAGAGAAAACTCAGGTTTCTCTTGATGAACTGCTCCGTTTTTACCGCCATCCGATCCGTGCCTTCTTCCAGCTACGTCTTGGCGTTAACTTCATTCTGGAAGAGACCGATCTGCCGGAAGACGAGCCTTTTACGCTCGATAACTTCAGCCGCTATCAGTTCAACAGCCAATTGCTGAACACGCTGATCGAAGGGGAGGACGCAGGCAAGTTGTACCAACGGGTGCGTGCATCGGGGGGATTACCTTACGGAGCTTTTGGTGAGATTTACTGGCAAAAGCAGCAGGAAGAAATGGCGGAGCTGGCCGAACGGGTGCGTGAACAGCGCCAGGAGAATGGCAGCCTGGAGCTGGATATCGACGTTGCGGGTATGCGCATTACCGGCTGGTTGCATCAAGTGCAACAGGATGGCTTGCTACGCTGGCGGCCAGCAACGCTTTCGGCCGTAGACGGCATCTTACTTTGGTTGGAACACCTGGTGTATTGCTGCGTTGGGGGGGCCGGGGAAAGCCGTATGTTTGGCAGCAAGAATTCCGCCTGGCGCTTCGCTGCGCTGACGAGCGAGGAGGCCCATGAGCAGTTGGCGGAGCTGGTGGCGGGCTACCGCCGTGGCCTGTCGCAGCCGCTGATGCTGCTCAATAAAAGCGGCTGGGCCTGGTTGAGCCAATGTTATCAGGCGCAAACGCAGCAGATAGACTGGGATGAAGAAGTCCAGGTCAAGGCGCGTGCCAAGCTGCTGCAAGCCTGGCAGGGCGATCAGCGGATCCCGGGCGAGGGGGCAGATCCTTATACTCAGCGCGTTTTCCGCCAAATGGATAATGTTCGCCTTGAACAAATCCTGAAAGAAACAGAGCGTTACCTGCTGCCCGTGGCCCGTAATAATCTTGGGTAA
- a CDS encoding prepilin-type N-terminal cleavage/methylation domain-containing protein, with protein MLIKPAGRHTQRGFSLPEVLIAALLFAVSLLGLLQYQQVLLQAFQRQWQYRQAWSLAHQQLEIFSAGAEINHAVSLPPNWHYQVETHQAQGSCLRRTVKIQTPLHQQIELSRWYCGQ; from the coding sequence GTGCTGATTAAACCAGCTGGCCGGCATACTCAGCGGGGGTTCAGCCTGCCCGAAGTGTTGATTGCGGCATTGTTGTTCGCCGTCTCGCTGCTCGGGCTGTTACAATATCAGCAGGTGCTGTTGCAAGCTTTTCAACGGCAGTGGCAATATCGACAGGCCTGGTCGCTGGCGCACCAACAGCTGGAAATATTCAGTGCCGGTGCTGAAATAAATCATGCCGTATCGCTACCGCCAAATTGGCACTACCAGGTCGAAACCCACCAGGCGCAAGGCTCATGCCTGCGGCGCACGGTGAAGATACAAACGCCACTGCACCAACAGATTGAACTCAGCCGCTGGTATTGCGGTCAGTAG
- a CDS encoding YgdB family protein → MDRQQGGSTLAAVMLLLVMGLMLLTAQQRQLDSALLLAVDQQRYLRAYNQAASALSWGLAQPWPRESLQASHWSCQQISGEALQACARLSARTGLVMVRGAGDFAGAEPLWLYQLATQQGGAGSHLLKAQKGGWLDFCPEKRESDCAD, encoded by the coding sequence ATGGATAGGCAGCAGGGGGGCAGCACATTGGCTGCGGTGATGTTGTTGCTGGTAATGGGGCTGATGCTGCTCACCGCCCAGCAGCGGCAATTGGACAGTGCGCTACTGCTGGCCGTCGATCAGCAGCGCTATCTGCGGGCTTACAACCAGGCGGCTTCGGCCCTAAGTTGGGGGCTGGCGCAGCCGTGGCCTCGGGAGTCTCTACAGGCGAGCCACTGGTCTTGTCAGCAGATAAGCGGCGAGGCGTTGCAAGCCTGCGCCCGGCTCTCGGCCCGTACCGGTTTGGTGATGGTGCGTGGGGCTGGGGATTTCGCGGGAGCGGAACCTTTGTGGCTATACCAACTGGCTACACAGCAAGGTGGGGCAGGTAGCCACCTGCTGAAAGCGCAAAAAGGCGGCTGGCTGGATTTTTGTCCGGAAAAGCGGGAAAGCGACTGTGCTGATTAA
- a CDS encoding prepilin peptidase-dependent protein: MRTLEQGFTLPEVLLAMTFGSLIALAAAKTLPILRQQTVDMGRHYRLDLVLRQLAFGIEKDLRRSGFCAGQCQGRSLLIGHAAGEAPGSCVIVAYDLNRNGNWESGGDAEYFGYRLRAGGLEGQSGVTQCQGSGWERLLDQEEVRIESFSVSQIAGRDGKSLMLFALSGRSTVRANIERRLEWAVSMEAP; encoded by the coding sequence ATGCGCACCTTAGAACAAGGCTTTACCCTGCCGGAGGTACTGCTGGCGATGACATTCGGCAGCCTGATTGCATTGGCGGCGGCGAAAACCTTACCGATACTGCGTCAGCAGACGGTTGATATGGGCCGTCATTATCGGTTGGATCTGGTGTTACGCCAGCTGGCTTTCGGGATTGAAAAGGATCTGCGCCGCAGCGGGTTTTGTGCCGGGCAGTGTCAGGGGCGCTCGCTGCTGATTGGTCATGCGGCGGGGGAAGCACCGGGCAGCTGTGTGATCGTGGCCTACGATCTTAACCGCAATGGCAACTGGGAAAGCGGTGGCGATGCCGAGTATTTTGGTTACCGCCTGCGGGCCGGTGGGCTGGAGGGGCAAAGCGGCGTGACCCAGTGCCAGGGCAGCGGCTGGGAACGCTTGCTCGATCAGGAAGAGGTACGGATTGAGTCTTTTTCTGTCAGCCAGATTGCAGGGCGCGATGGCAAATCCTTGATGTTGTTTGCCCTAAGTGGCCGCTCAACGGTGCGGGCAAATATAGAACGCCGCCTGGAGTGGGCGGTCAGCATGGAGGCACCCTAG
- a CDS encoding prepilin peptidase-dependent protein codes for MNRYKNSPEHQQGLTLIELLIVMVLAGMLTSWGVSQWYHYQQALRLEQTAQQLLAFLTRLQADANWHNRTVLLWFRPGKIWCIGSGPQAASCTALTDRAFTPEHLDVELQGYTQKDMGFYGVRNNAQAGHILLGNPAGRIRLVLSAKGRLRLCSEETAIRSLPLCAP; via the coding sequence ATGAACCGATATAAAAATAGCCCCGAACACCAGCAAGGCCTGACGCTGATCGAACTGTTGATCGTCATGGTACTGGCAGGGATGCTGACCTCTTGGGGGGTTAGCCAGTGGTATCACTATCAACAGGCGCTGCGGCTGGAGCAGACCGCCCAGCAACTGCTGGCATTCCTGACGCGCTTACAGGCCGATGCCAACTGGCATAACCGCACCGTTTTACTGTGGTTTCGGCCTGGGAAAATCTGGTGCATAGGCAGCGGCCCGCAGGCGGCATCCTGTACTGCATTGACGGACCGGGCCTTTACCCCAGAACATCTGGATGTGGAGTTACAAGGTTATACCCAAAAGGATATGGGATTTTATGGGGTGCGCAACAATGCGCAGGCCGGGCATATCTTGCTGGGCAATCCGGCTGGCCGCATACGTCTGGTGCTCTCTGCCAAAGGGCGGTTGCGGCTGTGCAGCGAAGAAACCGCCATCCGGAGCCTGCCCTTATGCGCACCTTAG
- the thyA gene encoding thymidylate synthase: MKQYLDLMNKVLAEGTPKADRTGTGTLSIFGHQMRFNLQEGFPLVTTKKCHLRSIIHELLWFLNGDTNVAYLRENNVSIWDEWADENGDLGPVYGKQWRAWGAADGRQIDQLSTVLQQLKQDPDSRRIIVSAWNVGELDKMALAPCHAFFQFYVADGKLSCQLYQRSCDVFLGLPFNIASYALLVHMMAQQCDLEVGDFVWTGGDTHLYSNHMEQTQLQLTREPRALPKLVIKRKPASLFDYRFEDFEIEGYDPHPPIKAPVAI; encoded by the coding sequence ATGAAACAGTATCTGGATTTGATGAACAAAGTGCTCGCCGAGGGCACCCCTAAAGCCGACCGTACCGGCACTGGCACGTTGTCGATTTTCGGCCACCAGATGCGTTTCAACCTGCAGGAAGGCTTCCCGTTGGTGACCACCAAGAAATGCCACCTGCGGTCGATTATTCATGAGCTGCTGTGGTTCCTGAACGGCGATACCAACGTGGCGTATCTGCGTGAAAACAACGTCAGCATCTGGGACGAATGGGCCGATGAAAACGGCGATCTTGGCCCGGTCTATGGCAAGCAATGGCGTGCCTGGGGCGCGGCGGATGGTCGCCAGATTGACCAGCTAAGCACCGTATTGCAACAGCTGAAACAGGACCCGGACTCGCGCCGTATTATTGTTTCTGCCTGGAACGTGGGTGAGCTGGATAAGATGGCTCTGGCACCGTGCCATGCCTTCTTCCAGTTTTATGTGGCGGACGGCAAACTCTCTTGCCAGCTGTATCAGCGCTCGTGCGACGTGTTCCTCGGCCTGCCGTTCAATATTGCCAGCTATGCGTTGCTGGTCCATATGATGGCGCAGCAGTGCGATCTGGAAGTGGGCGATTTCGTCTGGACCGGTGGTGACACCCATCTGTACAGCAACCACATGGAACAGACGCAGCTGCAATTAACCCGTGAGCCGCGTGCGTTGCCGAAGCTGGTGATCAAACGCAAACCAGCCTCGCTGTTTGATTACCGCTTTGAAGATTTTGAGATTGAAGGCTACGATCCGCATCCGCCGATCAAGGCTCCTGTCGCTATCTGA
- the lgt gene encoding prolipoprotein diacylglyceryl transferase, with product MSTSYLAFPKFDPVIFSIGPVSLHWYGLMYLVGFVFAMWLAVRRANKPGSGWTKDEVENMLYAGFLGVFIGGRVGYVLFYNLPLFLDNPLYLFKVWDGGMSFHGGLIGVIAVMLWFARRTKRNFFQVSDFIAPLIPFGLGAGRLGNFINGELWGRVTTNTPWAMLFPSSRPEDIAIAAANPQLLPLLNQYGVLPRHPSQLYEMVLEGIVLFIILNLFIRKPRPMGAVSGLFLIGYGTFRIIVEAFRQPDAQLGLFDGVISMGQILSVPMVLAGIIMMIWAYRRRPQQQQS from the coding sequence ATGAGCACTAGCTATCTGGCGTTTCCAAAATTTGATCCGGTAATTTTCTCTATCGGCCCGGTCTCTTTGCACTGGTACGGTTTGATGTACCTGGTTGGCTTTGTTTTTGCCATGTGGTTGGCGGTACGCCGCGCGAACAAGCCCGGCAGCGGTTGGACCAAAGACGAAGTGGAAAACATGCTGTATGCCGGTTTCCTTGGGGTCTTTATCGGTGGCCGTGTCGGTTATGTGCTGTTTTACAACCTGCCGCTATTCCTGGATAACCCGCTCTACCTGTTCAAAGTCTGGGATGGCGGTATGTCATTCCACGGCGGCCTGATTGGCGTGATCGCGGTGATGCTGTGGTTTGCCCGCCGCACCAAGCGCAACTTCTTCCAGGTTTCTGATTTTATTGCCCCGCTGATCCCGTTTGGTCTGGGCGCTGGCCGCCTGGGTAACTTTATCAACGGTGAGCTGTGGGGGCGTGTCACTACCAATACACCTTGGGCGATGCTGTTCCCAAGCTCGCGTCCGGAAGATATCGCCATCGCTGCCGCCAATCCTCAACTGCTGCCGCTGCTTAACCAATATGGCGTGTTGCCACGTCATCCGTCGCAGCTGTATGAAATGGTGCTGGAAGGCATCGTACTGTTTATCATTCTGAACCTGTTCATCCGCAAGCCGCGTCCGATGGGGGCCGTTTCCGGCCTGTTCCTGATTGGCTATGGCACGTTCCGTATTATCGTCGAAGCGTTCCGCCAGCCGGATGCCCAGCTTGGCCTGTTTGACGGGGTGATCAGCATGGGGCAAATCCTGTCCGTGCCGATGGTGCTCGCCGGTATTATTATGATGATCTGGGCGTATCGTCGTCGTCCACAGCAACAACAGTCGTGA